The proteins below are encoded in one region of Thermodesulfobacteriota bacterium:
- a CDS encoding HEAT repeat domain-containing protein — protein sequence MESQKILLRDPAIESDDLLEERSVKATRALLQTFLQTVKAFRLYEADHPILNKFLERLKRDFDHYFEEFDSFPLLVGEYRLFYRGRVVYENQDIKESLAFFFYRDGIREIKFIRGLELREIVDFLQVVRKGESVNRMEDDLVTLLWEKDFAHITFGVVDEFIDPEGSFVPASPEEWPGRLELKSRGEGSYEPALVEEVPDGAKGLRVEGLKQAINLQPGQSLVEACQLTPDEIGELAREMEREFETEYHDVVIDNLIEILLHLGDDLDAYENMIAYFERTIASFLEKGEIRKATTVLQKLHHTMESIVLKDRQIFAIRRILDSFSRPSSIERIGELMAGEGEVDAEAILQYLRLLTPKSVEPLCLLLGKLESGRWRKAICEVIAHLAQTDLQPLIKFLSDPNPFIVRHILYILGRIGNPSALRYLGPLVVHPDSQVREEVLQLLLKSGEPAKDLLSKFLKDPLAKIRIKAALAFAKIAGKEAVKPLQAIILSEDFLKRDYEEKASFFRALGETGSEEAIPMLEEIVKKRRWLQRGKWKEMRLCAQHALKMLGAKEAEGGVAKRPKGEPKPLQRLLPS from the coding sequence ATGGAGAGTCAGAAGATCCTGTTGAGAGATCCAGCCATAGAATCAGACGATCTCCTCGAGGAGAGGTCCGTCAAGGCGACGCGGGCCCTCCTTCAAACCTTTCTCCAGACGGTCAAGGCCTTTCGGCTTTACGAGGCCGACCATCCGATTCTCAATAAGTTCCTGGAACGTTTGAAGAGGGATTTCGACCACTACTTCGAGGAATTCGATTCCTTCCCGCTGCTGGTGGGGGAATACCGGCTCTTTTACCGGGGGAGAGTCGTCTATGAAAATCAGGATATCAAAGAGAGCCTGGCATTCTTCTTCTACCGGGATGGGATCCGGGAGATCAAGTTCATCCGGGGCCTGGAGCTTCGCGAGATCGTCGATTTTCTGCAGGTGGTGCGAAAGGGCGAGTCGGTGAATCGGATGGAAGACGACCTCGTCACCCTCCTCTGGGAGAAGGATTTTGCCCATATCACCTTCGGGGTGGTGGACGAATTTATCGATCCCGAAGGAAGCTTTGTGCCAGCTTCTCCGGAGGAATGGCCCGGGCGTCTGGAACTTAAAAGTCGAGGGGAGGGTTCTTACGAACCGGCCCTGGTGGAGGAGGTCCCGGATGGGGCCAAGGGCCTGAGGGTCGAAGGGCTGAAACAGGCGATCAACCTCCAGCCCGGCCAATCCCTCGTAGAGGCCTGCCAGCTCACCCCAGATGAGATCGGAGAGCTCGCCCGGGAGATGGAGAGGGAATTTGAAACGGAATACCACGATGTAGTGATCGACAACCTCATCGAGATCCTCCTCCACCTGGGGGACGATCTCGATGCCTATGAGAACATGATCGCCTATTTCGAGCGGACGATCGCATCCTTTCTCGAAAAGGGGGAGATCCGAAAGGCGACGACCGTTTTGCAGAAACTTCACCATACGATGGAATCGATCGTCCTGAAGGACAGGCAAATCTTTGCCATCCGACGGATCCTCGATAGCTTCTCAAGGCCCTCTTCGATCGAACGAATCGGAGAACTTATGGCTGGAGAGGGGGAGGTGGACGCCGAGGCCATCCTCCAATATCTACGACTCCTCACGCCCAAAAGTGTGGAGCCGCTCTGTCTCCTCCTGGGAAAGCTCGAATCGGGCCGGTGGAGAAAGGCGATCTGTGAGGTGATCGCCCATCTCGCGCAGACAGACCTTCAACCTCTGATCAAGTTTTTATCAGACCCCAACCCTTTCATAGTCCGTCATATTCTCTACATCCTTGGCCGGATCGGGAATCCCTCGGCCCTTAGATACTTGGGGCCTCTGGTCGTCCATCCCGACAGCCAAGTGAGAGAGGAGGTCCTTCAGTTGCTCCTGAAGAGCGGGGAGCCAGCGAAGGATCTCCTGTCGAAGTTTTTAAAGGATCCCCTTGCGAAAATAAGGATCAAAGCCGCCCTGGCCTTCGCCAAGATCGCCGGGAAAGAGGCGGTCAAACCCCTCCAGGCCATCATCCTCTCGGAGGACTTCCTCAAGAGGGATTATGAAGAGAAGGCCTCCTTCTTCAGGGCCCTCGGAGAGACGGGGTCTGAGGAGGCGATCCCGATGCTGGAGGAGATCGTCAAAAAGAGAAGGTGGCTACAGAGAGGGAAGTGGAAGGAGATGAGGCTCTGTGCGCAACATGCTTTAAAGATGTTGGGGGCCAAGGAGGCGGAGGGGGGCGTGGCCAAGAGACCGAAGGGGGAACCTAAACCCCTCCAAAGGCTCCTTCCTTCGTAG
- the nth gene encoding endonuclease III, with product MNRHSLKAKTKKIIELLSRAIPDSAIALNFSSPFELLIATILSAQCTDAKVNEVTKELFKKYRSPKDYAEADLKELEEDIRPTGFYRNKARALQRCCQELVNRFDGEVPNSLEALITLPGVGRKTANVILGNAFGIPGIAVDTHVQRVSRRIGLTKHEDPIKIEFDLMAAVPKEDWTRFSNLLIWHGRKTCGARKPLCDRCVIVKWCDYGSRSAKQRKGKRSPQP from the coding sequence ATGAACCGCCACTCCCTTAAAGCGAAAACGAAAAAGATCATCGAGTTGCTCTCCAGGGCCATTCCGGATTCGGCCATCGCCCTGAACTTCTCGTCACCCTTCGAGCTCCTCATCGCGACCATCTTATCGGCCCAGTGCACGGATGCCAAGGTGAACGAGGTGACGAAAGAACTTTTCAAAAAGTACCGCTCCCCGAAGGATTATGCAGAGGCCGACCTGAAAGAACTGGAGGAAGATATCCGTCCGACGGGGTTTTACCGGAACAAGGCCAGGGCGCTCCAGAGATGCTGCCAAGAACTGGTGAACCGGTTTGATGGGGAGGTTCCCAATTCCCTGGAGGCCCTGATCACCCTTCCCGGAGTGGGCCGCAAGACGGCCAACGTCATCCTCGGGAACGCCTTCGGAATCCCAGGGATCGCCGTGGATACCCATGTCCAGCGCGTCTCCCGCAGGATCGGCTTGACGAAACACGAAGACCCCATCAAGATCGAATTCGACTTGATGGCGGCGGTTCCCAAAGAAGATTGGACCCGCTTTTCGAACCTCCTGATCTGGCATGGCAGAAAAACCTGTGGGGCCAGAAAACCTCTCTGCGATCGATGCGTCATCGTGAAATGGTGTGATTACGGATCCAGATCGGCAAAGCAACGGAAGGGCAAACGCTCACCCCAACCTTGA
- a CDS encoding HD-GYP domain-containing protein — translation MNETIQPVKAPPRQTESVPSERSRLGNQLLTKFHVLMRISQIYDSKNVALSQFLEESLQTINTLITSEGSLHLKIVGDELFLNEQRLRYSVEGFNSFKYVMSQWKKRLIGEVHINGPLDEEALRTFIYLLMSLEEGREENARLFNEALRDRHIHSLEVGPLEVFEGEEGTDRFRKEDPWEAGKKVFFETIGTLKEVVTHIRGRQQADIRKLKRLVRKAVHLVMEDESILLGVATIKDYDEYTFNHSVNVSIYSMAMGRRLGLTRGALSELGITAMLHDIGKSKIPLEILNKPSGLDEEEWGLMKRHPLMGVEIILNLKQLGEVNPRMVIGVFDHHLKNDLSGYPKLFRKKKMSLFGRIIQIADAYDAMTTPRVYKKVPYTPEQALAIMLREREIHFDAVLLKMFIGLVGIYPIGSLVLLDTNELGVVFKPNPDPQWMDRPQVLLIDRDPRGKAKKELVDLTERNGGGFKRSIVRTLDPHKYHIDIVKYFL, via the coding sequence ATGAACGAGACGATCCAACCCGTAAAAGCTCCTCCGAGGCAGACCGAATCGGTCCCTTCGGAACGATCCCGGCTGGGCAATCAACTCCTCACCAAGTTTCACGTCCTGATGAGAATCTCCCAGATTTACGATTCGAAAAACGTTGCCCTGAGCCAGTTCCTTGAAGAATCCCTTCAGACGATCAATACCTTGATCACCTCGGAGGGATCTCTCCATCTCAAGATCGTCGGCGATGAGCTTTTTCTCAACGAGCAGAGGCTTCGCTATTCGGTCGAAGGGTTTAACAGCTTTAAATACGTGATGAGCCAGTGGAAGAAACGGCTCATCGGGGAGGTCCACATCAACGGGCCTCTGGACGAAGAGGCCTTGAGGACCTTCATCTACCTTCTGATGAGCCTTGAGGAGGGGCGGGAGGAGAACGCCCGCCTGTTCAACGAAGCCTTACGAGACCGCCATATCCACTCCCTCGAGGTTGGACCCCTTGAAGTGTTCGAGGGAGAGGAAGGGACCGACCGGTTCCGGAAAGAGGATCCTTGGGAGGCGGGCAAGAAGGTCTTCTTTGAAACGATCGGAACTCTCAAAGAGGTGGTCACCCATATCCGGGGAAGGCAGCAGGCCGATATCAGGAAACTGAAGCGTCTGGTCCGGAAGGCGGTTCATCTGGTCATGGAGGATGAGTCCATCTTGTTGGGGGTGGCCACGATCAAGGATTACGACGAGTATACCTTTAACCACTCCGTCAATGTGTCGATTTATTCGATGGCCATGGGGAGGAGACTTGGGCTGACCCGAGGGGCCTTGAGCGAACTGGGCATCACGGCCATGCTTCACGACATCGGGAAGTCGAAGATCCCGCTCGAAATCTTGAACAAACCCTCAGGCCTGGACGAGGAAGAATGGGGCCTGATGAAGCGGCATCCTCTGATGGGGGTGGAGATCATCCTCAATCTGAAACAACTGGGGGAGGTGAATCCGAGGATGGTGATCGGGGTCTTCGACCACCATCTGAAGAACGACCTCTCTGGCTATCCTAAGCTCTTCCGTAAGAAGAAGATGAGCCTTTTTGGACGGATCATCCAGATCGCCGACGCCTACGATGCGATGACCACTCCCCGGGTTTACAAAAAGGTTCCTTACACGCCCGAGCAGGCCCTGGCGATCATGCTGAGGGAGCGGGAGATCCATTTCGACGCGGTCCTGCTCAAGATGTTTATCGGCCTGGTGGGCATCTATCCGATCGGTTCCCTGGTCCTCCTCGACACGAACGAGCTCGGGGTCGTCTTCAAACCCAACCCTGACCCTCAATGGATGGACCGTCCTCAGGTGCTCCTGATCGATCGGGATCCGAGGGGAAAGGCGAAGAAGGAACTGGTCGATCTCACCGAAAGGAACGGGGGAGGCTTTAAGCGGAGCATCGTCCGAACGCTGGATCCCCACAAATACCACATCGACATCGTGAAATATTTTCTGTGA
- a CDS encoding helix-turn-helix domain-containing protein: MAKHKNGISPQGDVFTTEEACHYLRISRPTLLKYLSCGRIKGAKAGKGWKVLRTELDRFLRGDTSESGRR; the protein is encoded by the coding sequence ATGGCAAAACATAAGAACGGGATCTCACCCCAAGGCGATGTCTTTACGACCGAGGAGGCATGCCATTATCTTCGGATCTCAAGGCCCACCCTTTTAAAATACCTCTCATGCGGTCGGATCAAGGGAGCGAAGGCGGGAAAAGGCTGGAAGGTGTTGAGAACGGAGTTGGACCGCTTTTTGAGGGGAGACACCTCGGAGAGCGGCCGTCGTTGA
- a CDS encoding TRAP transporter permease has product MEDEKTVADQVSIERSKEIAEGADYGTRRLKGALFYVSGAIAIGMSCFQLYTAIFGALTGTIQRSIHLCFALILCFLFFPMTKRSKTKEIPIYDLVLAAIGGFGALYVTLFYSELVKRIGNPSSVDVVMGVITILFVLEAARRAIGLPLPLISALFIAYAFLGPYLPDLLAHRGYGFRRVVDHLYLTMEGIFGVPLWVSSTFVFAFVLFGAILEKTGAMDYFMKLAFSLVGHTRGGPAKVAVVSSAFMGTISGSGVANVVTTGSVTIPLMKRLGFKPEIAGAIETAASGNGQLMPPVMGAAAFIMAEFLGIPYLQVVIAAALPAVIDQLALLGAVHLLSVKFGLEGIPRKELPKFFPIFVRGLHFLVPVGVLFYYLIVRKATPLTSAAAGIVTTISIFLIQAVMGSFGWGSHAEKDSSKKGEQSWRPLALFGVNMADAMYRAARMMAGIGATCACAGIVVGVVTLTGAGLNMTNIIVGLSGGNLYVGLFLTMVTCLVLGMGVPTTANYVIMATIMAPALKAMNPDVPIIAIHLFVFYFGILADGTPPVCVAAYAAAGVAGADPLKTGINAFKLDMRTFLLPYMFITAPAMLLINTTFLEAAWIFISASIGMYALAASMQGFLLTDLKWWERIILFGSAVALVKPGLITDAVGLTGFALIYFLQRRAAKGAIL; this is encoded by the coding sequence ATGGAAGACGAGAAGACCGTAGCGGATCAAGTCTCGATAGAACGCTCGAAGGAGATCGCTGAAGGGGCTGATTATGGGACACGGAGGCTCAAAGGGGCTCTGTTTTATGTGTCAGGCGCCATTGCCATCGGGATGTCCTGTTTCCAACTCTATACGGCCATTTTTGGTGCCCTGACGGGGACCATCCAGCGTTCAATCCACCTCTGTTTTGCCCTGATCCTCTGCTTCCTATTCTTCCCGATGACGAAGAGGTCGAAGACCAAGGAAATTCCGATCTACGATCTCGTCCTTGCCGCCATCGGAGGGTTCGGTGCCCTTTATGTCACCCTCTTCTACTCGGAGCTGGTGAAGCGGATCGGCAATCCTTCTTCCGTGGACGTGGTGATGGGGGTGATCACCATCCTCTTCGTCCTCGAGGCGGCAAGGAGGGCGATCGGATTGCCCCTTCCCCTCATCTCAGCCCTCTTCATCGCCTATGCCTTTTTGGGCCCCTATCTACCCGACCTTCTGGCCCATAGGGGGTATGGATTCCGAAGGGTGGTGGACCACCTCTATTTAACGATGGAAGGGATTTTCGGTGTCCCCTTATGGGTCTCCTCGACCTTTGTCTTCGCCTTCGTCCTTTTCGGGGCCATCCTCGAAAAGACTGGGGCCATGGACTACTTCATGAAACTGGCCTTTTCCCTGGTAGGTCACACCCGGGGAGGGCCCGCCAAGGTGGCGGTGGTTTCGAGCGCCTTCATGGGAACGATTTCTGGAAGCGGGGTCGCCAATGTGGTGACGACCGGTTCCGTGACCATCCCGCTGATGAAGCGACTCGGATTTAAACCCGAGATCGCCGGTGCGATCGAGACGGCAGCGAGCGGAAATGGCCAGTTGATGCCTCCGGTGATGGGTGCGGCCGCTTTCATCATGGCGGAGTTCTTAGGGATCCCCTATCTCCAGGTGGTCATCGCCGCAGCCCTGCCTGCGGTCATCGATCAGCTCGCGCTCCTGGGCGCGGTCCATCTCCTCTCGGTCAAGTTCGGGCTGGAGGGCATTCCACGAAAGGAGCTCCCAAAATTTTTCCCCATTTTCGTGAGGGGGCTGCACTTTTTAGTCCCGGTGGGCGTCCTTTTCTATTATCTGATCGTTCGAAAGGCCACGCCGCTGACCTCGGCGGCCGCTGGCATCGTGACGACCATCTCCATCTTTCTCATCCAGGCGGTTATGGGAAGTTTTGGATGGGGGAGCCATGCCGAAAAGGATTCTTCCAAAAAAGGGGAACAATCCTGGCGACCCCTCGCCCTCTTTGGGGTGAACATGGCCGATGCCATGTACAGGGCCGCCCGGATGATGGCAGGCATCGGAGCCACCTGTGCCTGTGCCGGCATCGTGGTCGGCGTGGTGACCCTCACCGGGGCCGGCCTCAATATGACCAACATCATCGTGGGGCTCTCGGGCGGGAATCTCTACGTGGGGCTCTTCCTCACGATGGTCACCTGTCTCGTCCTCGGAATGGGCGTTCCCACGACGGCCAACTACGTCATCATGGCCACGATCATGGCCCCCGCTTTGAAGGCGATGAACCCCGATGTGCCTATTATTGCGATCCACCTCTTCGTCTTCTATTTCGGGATCCTCGCCGACGGTACCCCGCCGGTCTGCGTGGCGGCCTATGCGGCAGCGGGCGTGGCTGGGGCCGATCCCCTCAAGACGGGCATCAATGCCTTCAAATTGGATATGAGGACGTTTTTGCTTCCCTACATGTTCATCACCGCACCGGCCATGCTCCTCATCAATACGACCTTTCTCGAGGCGGCATGGATCTTCATCTCTGCCTCCATCGGCATGTACGCCCTGGCGGCCTCCATGCAGGGGTTTCTGCTTACGGATTTGAAATGGTGGGAGAGGATCATCCTTTTCGGGTCGGCCGTGGCCCTCGTCAAACCCGGCCTGATCACGGATGCGGTGGGCCTGACCGGTTTCGCCCTCATCTATTTCCTCCAGAGGCGGGCGGCCAAGGGCGCGATCCTATAA
- the pncA gene encoding bifunctional nicotinamidase/pyrazinamidase yields the protein MAKEGVKIGIIVVDLQGDFTKFRKGSLAVEGTDEAYIKTVEEGTKKLKAAGFPIYATQDWHPKNHASFYTNHPGKKAFDVIKLHGKDQVLWPPHCVQNTPGAEILLDKKLFKAIVKKGMDPQYDSYSGFQDDGGKKTELDQILKKDKIKKVVVYGIATDYCVRATVLDAVAAGYQVVMIKNLSRGVAPDTSQKAIDEMKAKGVVILDDLDLEKIKAD from the coding sequence ATGGCGAAGGAAGGAGTGAAGATCGGGATCATTGTGGTGGATCTCCAGGGAGATTTCACCAAATTCAGAAAGGGTTCCCTCGCGGTGGAAGGAACAGACGAGGCTTATATTAAAACCGTGGAGGAAGGAACAAAAAAACTGAAGGCCGCCGGCTTTCCCATCTACGCCACCCAGGACTGGCATCCAAAGAATCACGCCTCCTTCTATACCAACCACCCCGGCAAGAAGGCCTTCGATGTGATCAAGCTTCACGGAAAGGATCAGGTCTTGTGGCCTCCCCATTGCGTCCAGAACACGCCGGGGGCCGAGATCCTCTTGGACAAGAAGCTATTCAAGGCCATCGTCAAAAAGGGCATGGACCCCCAATATGACAGTTACTCGGGCTTCCAGGATGATGGGGGAAAGAAGACGGAGCTGGATCAAATCTTGAAGAAAGATAAGATCAAAAAGGTCGTGGTCTACGGTATCGCCACCGATTATTGTGTCAGGGCAACGGTTCTCGATGCTGTGGCCGCAGGATATCAGGTCGTCATGATTAAAAATCTTTCGAGGGGGGTCGCTCCGGATACTTCACAAAAAGCCATCGACGAAATGAAAGCCAAAGGGGTGGTCATCCTCGACGATCTCGATTTGGAGAAGATCAAAGCCGATTGA
- a CDS encoding DUF4392 domain-containing protein yields MEEVINFPGSLLPPRDHRWQNLPMAPYSDLLGAVTSLTAHGRKAMIVTGFYIPAGDPPATETDGPPGALILAEGLRELGMEVSLLSDEYTLPALSAGLTLLGLSNGEIPLVCFPIEHCEAKEDSSLSRRFVEELFHGPLAEDLSHLIFIERVGPNHTLESFLAQRREGSPPLKEFQSILPPSLRNRCFNSRLEDITRFTAKTHLLLEFQKNHRLPLVTIGIGDRGNEIGAGKIPWEVFYHHSTTYREPVFCSRIETDHFISCGVSNWGGYALMAGVALARGRLDLIEKITSEKEGEVLSHLIHHGPAVDGLTCRQDHSVDGIEFKDYMKVVERLKAIALE; encoded by the coding sequence ATGGAGGAGGTGATCAACTTTCCGGGCTCCCTTCTCCCCCCTCGAGATCATCGCTGGCAGAACCTTCCCATGGCCCCTTACTCCGATCTCTTGGGGGCCGTCACCTCCCTCACCGCACACGGCCGTAAAGCCATGATCGTGACCGGTTTTTATATCCCCGCAGGGGACCCTCCGGCGACCGAGACCGATGGGCCTCCGGGCGCTCTCATCCTGGCCGAGGGGTTGAGGGAGTTAGGAATGGAGGTCTCCCTTCTTTCGGACGAATATACCCTTCCCGCGCTCTCGGCGGGTTTGACCCTCCTTGGCCTCTCTAACGGTGAGATCCCCCTGGTCTGTTTTCCCATCGAACATTGCGAGGCTAAAGAGGATTCTTCCCTCTCCCGCCGTTTTGTCGAAGAACTCTTTCACGGTCCTTTGGCCGAGGATCTCTCCCATCTCATCTTCATCGAGCGAGTGGGGCCCAATCATACCCTCGAATCCTTCCTCGCCCAGAGACGCGAGGGGTCTCCTCCTTTGAAGGAATTCCAATCCATCCTGCCCCCCTCGCTCAGAAACCGGTGCTTCAACTCCCGTCTGGAAGATATTACCCGATTTACGGCGAAGACCCATCTTCTTCTCGAATTTCAAAAGAACCATCGGCTGCCCCTCGTGACGATCGGCATTGGCGACCGGGGCAATGAAATAGGCGCCGGCAAGATCCCCTGGGAAGTCTTCTACCACCACTCGACCACCTATCGGGAGCCCGTCTTCTGCAGCCGTATCGAGACCGACCACTTCATCTCTTGTGGGGTTTCGAATTGGGGAGGTTATGCCCTAATGGCCGGCGTCGCCCTCGCCCGGGGGAGGCTCGATCTTATCGAGAAGATCACGTCCGAGAAGGAAGGGGAGGTCTTGAGCCACCTGATCCACCACGGTCCGGCGGTCGATGGTCTCACCTGCCGGCAGGATCATTCCGTAGACGGGATCGAATTCAAGGACTATATGAAAGTGGTCGAGCGGCTGAAGGCGATCGCCCTCGAATGA
- a CDS encoding DUF1850 domain-containing protein, translated as MWKWGTLLSIFFMAVSFYPVDRLEVRSAGGGGVLLGERVSPGEGFQFSYLHSVDRTPVTGYFLITPAKRIKPAETRFESFGPGLPSLERGLKAEGRSFYVKTDGGEMDRFSFFVSPMTQQVFQFRDRRLNFSSFREGEVVTVSVRSYPLIWEALIQRWKTRRP; from the coding sequence ATGTGGAAATGGGGAACCCTCCTCTCCATTTTTTTTATGGCGGTCAGCTTCTATCCTGTCGATAGGCTGGAGGTCAGGTCGGCAGGGGGAGGAGGGGTCCTTCTCGGTGAGCGGGTCTCCCCGGGAGAGGGCTTTCAATTTTCATACCTCCATTCGGTGGATCGAACTCCGGTCACCGGTTATTTCCTCATCACCCCGGCCAAGAGGATAAAACCGGCGGAAACCCGGTTCGAATCCTTTGGGCCTGGCCTTCCTTCTTTGGAAAGGGGATTGAAAGCGGAAGGAAGGAGCTTCTACGTAAAGACCGATGGGGGGGAGATGGATCGCTTTTCCTTTTTCGTCTCCCCGATGACGCAACAGGTTTTCCAGTTCAGAGATCGACGATTGAATTTTTCCTCTTTCCGAGAGGGAGAGGTGGTCACTGTCTCGGTGAGATCCTATCCCCTCATTTGGGAGGCCTTGATTCAACGATGGAAGACGAGAAGACCGTAG
- a CDS encoding TAXI family TRAP transporter solute-binding subunit produces MKKRFFLMALIVGLVVSLSAVIPSAHAQRKYVSIASGWVVGVYFPLAGAISRIAHEKLPDIKITVESSGASVANAKLIASGDADLAILQNDIAYYAFQGAKPMFDKPVPNIRGVAALYPEHCQIHARKDAKIASVRDLKGKRVAVGPLGSGTEQNAIQILEAYGLKFEDLAKVERLSAAESADYLKDGRVDAAFYTVGVGASAIVDTAIAVETVIVPIDGPQADALIKKYPFYSKDKVPAGIYKGVDKDVPTVAVLAILAAKAELAEDTVYRITKAMFENLKTIETAHAKGKEVKLEKALIGMPIPLHPGAEKFYKEKGMKN; encoded by the coding sequence ATGAAAAAGAGGTTTTTTTTAATGGCCCTCATCGTAGGTCTTGTGGTTTCTCTGTCGGCGGTGATTCCTTCGGCCCATGCCCAGAGGAAGTACGTTTCGATTGCATCGGGCTGGGTGGTCGGGGTCTACTTCCCCCTGGCTGGAGCGATTTCGAGGATCGCCCATGAAAAACTTCCCGATATCAAGATCACGGTCGAGTCCTCCGGGGCCTCGGTGGCCAACGCCAAATTGATCGCCTCCGGCGATGCCGATCTGGCCATCCTCCAGAACGATATTGCCTATTATGCCTTCCAAGGGGCAAAACCGATGTTCGACAAGCCCGTGCCCAATATTCGGGGTGTTGCGGCGCTCTACCCCGAGCACTGCCAGATCCATGCCCGCAAAGACGCCAAGATCGCCTCGGTCCGAGACCTGAAGGGGAAACGGGTGGCCGTCGGTCCTTTGGGGAGCGGAACCGAACAGAATGCCATCCAGATCCTCGAGGCCTACGGCTTGAAGTTCGAGGACCTGGCGAAGGTGGAGAGACTGTCCGCAGCCGAATCGGCCGACTATCTCAAAGACGGTCGAGTCGATGCGGCCTTCTACACGGTGGGGGTCGGGGCTTCGGCCATTGTGGATACGGCCATTGCCGTCGAGACCGTCATCGTCCCGATCGACGGCCCTCAGGCCGATGCCCTGATTAAAAAGTACCCCTTCTACTCGAAGGACAAAGTCCCTGCGGGCATTTACAAAGGAGTGGATAAGGACGTTCCCACGGTTGCGGTCCTGGCCATCCTTGCCGCAAAAGCCGAGCTGGCAGAGGATACGGTCTACCGGATTACGAAGGCGATGTTCGAAAACCTCAAAACGATCGAGACCGCCCATGCCAAGGGGAAGGAAGTGAAGTTGGAAAAGGCCCTGATCGGGATGCCCATTCCCCTCCATCCCGGGGCTGAGAAATTTTACAAAGAGAAAGGGATGAAGAATTAA
- a CDS encoding aspartate aminotransferase family protein gives MDFVERYQHKTPLSKKLFERSREVQPGGVSHNIHYFTPHPFFLKGAKGSKIWDVDGNEYIDLWMGHYTHILGHHPPIVLQAIQEQLNKGIHWGIVFEGQIEWAELIRELVPCAERVRFCCSGTEATMYAVRLARAFTRKKTILKIAGGWHGANSDLLVGVKSPYEQSETLGLLPELSHYTKTIPFNDIPGALEIIDQHRRDLAGIILEPVVGEGGFAPASEGYLKFLRQETERLGALLIFDEVISGFRVALGGAQERFGIVPDLATLGKIMGGGFPVGALVGRREILETTSPERKVKKSERTLIGGGTFSAHPFTVSAGLAVLSYLKRFKDEVYPALEKKGTMLRKGLEELFHQEGIQALVTGVGSLFQVHFPFEPGEIPPAPHAINQRTDIEKREGEFRIRMLNHGVHVMHGGGSLSMAHSDEDLQKILEAARVVAREMADSLRSGG, from the coding sequence ATGGATTTCGTGGAACGTTACCAACACAAAACGCCCCTCTCTAAAAAACTTTTCGAGAGATCCAGAGAGGTCCAACCCGGAGGGGTCTCTCACAACATCCATTACTTCACTCCCCATCCCTTCTTTCTCAAGGGGGCCAAAGGTTCCAAAATATGGGACGTGGACGGGAACGAATATATCGACCTCTGGATGGGACACTACACCCATATCCTCGGCCATCATCCCCCGATCGTCCTCCAAGCCATCCAAGAACAGTTGAATAAAGGAATCCACTGGGGGATCGTCTTCGAGGGGCAGATCGAATGGGCCGAGCTCATTCGTGAATTGGTCCCCTGCGCAGAGAGGGTTCGGTTCTGTTGTTCCGGGACCGAGGCGACGATGTATGCGGTTCGTCTCGCCCGGGCCTTCACCAGGAAAAAGACGATCTTGAAGATCGCGGGAGGTTGGCACGGGGCCAATTCAGATCTCCTGGTAGGCGTGAAGTCCCCTTACGAACAATCCGAAACCCTTGGCCTTTTGCCCGAATTGAGCCACTACACGAAAACGATCCCCTTCAACGACATCCCCGGCGCTTTAGAGATCATCGATCAGCATCGGAGGGATTTAGCCGGTATCATCCTGGAACCCGTGGTCGGAGAGGGAGGGTTTGCCCCGGCGTCAGAAGGATATCTGAAATTCCTCCGGCAGGAGACCGAACGCCTCGGAGCCCTACTGATCTTTGACGAGGTGATCTCGGGTTTCCGGGTTGCCCTCGGAGGGGCCCAGGAACGATTCGGGATCGTTCCGGATCTGGCCACCTTGGGGAAAATCATGGGAGGGGGGTTCCCGGTCGGGGCGCTGGTCGGCAGAAGGGAGATCCTCGAAACCACCTCGCCGGAACGGAAGGTCAAGAAATCGGAAAGGACCCTGATCGGCGGCGGGACCTTCTCCGCCCACCCTTTCACCGTCTCTGCCGGCCTGGCGGTCCTCAGCTACCTAAAGCGGTTTAAAGACGAGGTCTATCCCGCCCTGGAAAAGAAGGGAACGATGCTCCGAAAGGGGCTCGAGGAGCTCTTCCACCAAGAGGGGATTCAAGCCTTGGTGACCGGAGTGGGGTCCCTCTTTCAAGTCCATTTCCCGTTTGAACCGGGTGAGATCCCACCCGCACCCCACGCGATCAATCAACGGACCGATATCGAGAAGAGGGAGGGGGAGTTTCGAATCCGGATGCTCAACCACGGCGTCCATGTCATGCACGGGGGTGGAAGCCTCTCCATGGCTCACAGTGACGAGGATCTCCAAAAGATCCTTGAGGCCGCAAGAGTAGTGGCCAGGGAGATGGCCGATTCCCTCCGTTCGGGGGGATGA